In a genomic window of Pseudomonadota bacterium:
- a CDS encoding type II toxin-antitoxin system RelE/ParE family toxin: MIKSFKSKDVERIWNGEIVRALPIDIQKVARRKLRILNNATDLNDLKIPPANRLEALKGNRKDQYSIRVNEQWRICFEWTKGNCYNVEIADYHS, encoded by the coding sequence ATGATAAAATCCTTTAAATCAAAGGATGTTGAGAGAATCTGGAATGGAGAGATTGTCAGAGCGTTGCCGATTGATATTCAGAAAGTGGCAAGGAGAAAGCTGAGGATCTTAAACAATGCAACTGATCTAAACGATTTAAAGATACCGCCTGCAAACAGGCTGGAAGCTTTAAAAGGCAACAGAAAGGACCAATACAGCATAAGGGTTAACGAACAGTGGAGAATCTGTTTTGAATGGACAAAAGGCAACTGCTACAACGTGGAGATAGCCGATTATCATTCCTAA